GGTCGTGGGGCCTTGGCAATTCCTGCTTGACTCCCAGTAAGTCCTGACACCGAGCAGCCCTTTCCTTCCCACTCCTAGCCCTGCTTAGGCTCTTGAATCCTCACCacccaggaggaggaaaagatTCCTCTCTGACCAGCCATGGGACTTCTGCCCAGGTCTGCACCCAGCCCCGCTTACAGTTAATGAGCATGATCTTGATCATGGTGATGACGAAGAAGGACAACTCATGTAGGGGCACCTTCACCAGGATGGCAGTGATCAGGAACACCAACAGGATGGCCACCAGGCTGCCCAGGATCCGCACAGACTGGGGGATCCTGTCAAAGAGGAGGCGGTGGCAGAGATGGGTGGCAAAGCCAGGGGCCCAGCccagggagggcaggaggcagcGAGGGGGTCAGGGTGGGGGTCTGGGGGCTCACCTCTGATGCAGGAAGGAGTTGAGACAGGTGAAGATCAGCAGGGGCACCATGGCACATAAGGTCATGACATTGTTAAAGATGGTGCTGAGATGGGTCCGCTCTGGCGAGGGTGCCAGGGGGCTGGCCGAGGCCTGGATGTCCTTGCTTACTTCAGCAGGGGCCAAGGACATATTCTGGGACATGTCCAGGCGGTTTGTGAAATACTGTGAGGGTTGCAGAGAGGAGTGTTGGCACCTTTCGCACTGTGCCTGCAAGCACGTATCCAGGCCCTAAATGCCCAGTGGATGAGCCCCTGGGAGCCCATTCCCACATCTCACCTTAGTGGCCGTCATGAAGAAATTCCAGGGCAGCAGCGTCCCCAGACCCAGTACGAAGAAGATAAGCCAGACGGCTTTGTACCTGGGGATGGGAGAGGAAAGTGAGGCCAGGTGACCCACCATCCCACCTTCCTTCCTAAATCAAACCTGGGGcggccccaccccctcccatctctccaGCTGTCCCAGGGCGCAGAACATGCAGAAGAAGAGGTGGCCTGGGATGCGGGAAAGGGCACAGATGAGTCCCGAGGGGGAGGGGGACCAGGGACATAGGACTGAAGAGCATGGCCAGAAAGACCTTGGTTCTCAGTCCCAAAGACTCGGGGGACCCTGCAGGCTTGGGAACCAATGTGATCCACACATCCGCAGGTGGTTTTGGAAATCTTGCTAAAGGctgagggggtgggtgggtgagtgagAAAGCAAAACACAAGTCTTCTACCCACGCTGGGCAGGCTGGAAGTGATTACACTGTTTGGGCAGGGCTGTGCGGCTTTCCAAAGAGGAATCtgaggtcaggaaaatcccagaCCATTCTGGATCTAGGAGGACAGGGATGCGGGTGTCCTGGGACAGCTGAGAAGCGAGGGAGCTGTTTTTTCCTGGCTCACACAGAACCAGCTTTGTAGGCTACACCACATAGGAAGCCGGGAGGGATGGGCCATGAGACGTCATCTGGGCTCCAGAGTGTAAATAAGAGCCTCCCAGCCTGGGTCAGGACACTCACTTGCCCCAAGCCCTACACCTCGGGGCCTGTCTCGGATGGGACAGCTTCTCCCAGGCAGCCCTGTGGTCCCCAAATGTGTCTGCTATACTTTCCCCACTGTCCACACCTGCGGTCTTCACAGAGCTGGCAGGGACAAGCCCAGGGCAATGAGGAGACTAAGCAGGGCCTGGCCCCACAGGGCGGGGGCCTGGGTGGGCGTCCCAGGTGGGCAGGTCTGAGTCCTGACAActgcagccccctcccacctccctcctataGTCCCCACCCTGAGGAAGAGAGGTAAGGCCTGGATTCAGGGGCCCAAATGAAGGGAGCAACTCCCAGCCAAGGTCCCATAAAATAGAGACCCAGTGTggggccactggagaaggcagaggagtTCACAGAGGGCTGCCACCAGAATGGGGGTGCTAGGATTGGGGGGCAGGCAGCCTGGGAACGAAGGACACCAGGAAGGATCCAACCAAACAACCTCTAGGGCCTGTACTTACTGTCTCCTTAAATTCCCTCCCATCCAAGTAAACCTCACCTCTGCTTCACAAGTGGGAGGCTGTCCCAGAAAGATAAAGCTAAGTGCCTAAGATCCCACCGCCAGCAGTGACCTTCAGCACAGAGGGCCGGGATGAGCAGGGGATGCGGCTGTGGGACTGCGATGGAAAGATATTTTGGGCACCAGGCACGGCTTCATCTACTTTCTTGAGGTCTAGACTCCTGGAAGAACTTGAAACCAGCTACGGTCTCTTCCCCCAGAACACACACGCATGGCCACAGCTTTGGGTCTAACTGGAGGGAAGTCCTAGGCTCCGGAGGTGGGGAAGTGAGAGGGAGGTCAGAGCGAGGACCAGGGCAGGCCAAAGTCATCTGAGGCTGAGGCCAACTCTGTCGGCTGGCCAGCCTGGGAATGAGGGGTGCTGCCAAATGTCTCCCCACGGTGCTGGCCCGAGGAGCCGGAAGCTGCCGAAGAGCAACACTGGGAACTCCAACAGGCCAGGGAGGGGCCGCCACCATCTCACTGGGCCTCCCGGGAGACACCGCTCTCAGCACCCAGCCACGACAAGCAGGGCCCTCTGATGCAAACGTGACTCGTAGCTACCTGGCTGGAAGGCTCATCATCAGTGGCAATCCCAAATTTCAAAGGATACAGCACCCAGCCCCCCTGGAGACCCGCTCCCACTGCCCTAGATCCGCAGCCCAGGTCTCCCTCCCTGGTACCTGTCCTGAGGCTGGTGACTGGTTGTCATGGTGATGGCGTTCTTGGTTATGCCTGGCTGACAGCTTCCTCCCTCCGGTGCTTGCTGGGGGCAGAAGCAGTGTGAGGCCCTGTCGTGGCCCTGCTTCCCTACAGGCCTCTTCAGACACTTGGTTGGTGGGTGAAGAGGGCCAGACAGACACAGCAGGCAGGCTGTAGGGTCCCGAAGGCCCCGCTCCTGGCCCTGCCTCTCAAGGCTGCTCCTTTTGACCCCCTTGGGCCAGTCCTGCTGAGCCCCACTGCCTGCTCAGACGCTACCTGGCTCCCGGCCTGGCCTGGCCACTGCCTCCGCTATTTTTATCCAGCAGCCGAGGCTGTCTGTGAGCAGGGAAACAGGGGCGGGTGGAGAGCagacaaggaggaggaggaagtatggcagagagggagggaaaaaaacaggcaaaggcATGAGGGGGGTCATGAGAGGATGAGAGGGGTCAGGGACAGTGACAAGGATAGAAGtggggaaagaggagggaaacagaaaagagataagggggaagagggagggcgGGAGGACGTAAAACAAACAgatctgcagcagcagcagcctcaggcGTGATGACCAGGCCAGCCAGAGAGGCCGGCCTGCCTCCCACCCAGGGCAGCCTCCCTCCCTGGGGCTCTCCGTCTGATCTCTCTGCTCTCCCGAGGAGCCCTTGGGCTCATGGCTAGGGCGGGCTCTGGAGAGCCTGTCCCCCTCTGCAGGCACCCCAGATGCCAGCCTCTCTGTGGGTGGCACCTTAACCATCCTTTCCAGCCAATGCCCAGAGGTTTCCTGGTTCCTGGCCCattttccagaaaaacactttAGGATGTGCATGGGGACACAGCCGCTTCCTTGACCCCTGGGGACATCccatctcccccctccctccctgccgcTGGGTTCCTCTCTGACTcattcccaggcccctggcttctTCCCCTTTCTGAGAGCAAAGTTGGAGGCAAGATGGAGGGATAGGAGCGCAGGCCTGTCCAGTCCCCAGCCTCCCCACTTCGTACACCTTCCCTGCTCCCTGctcaggaggggtggggggtggggggcggggggagtatGGCTCTCTGGCACTAGGAGAAGAACCAGCTTTCCCTTGGATGGCATGGAAAGCCAGGCAGGGGTGGGCGGGCCTGTCCCCATCGTGCCAGCTCTGGTGTGAGCTCTGGAGCCAGCTCTGCTGTTCTGGGTGAGGACCAGCTTCCTCGCCCAACTGGATCAGCACCCTCACCCACCTGGGCCAGCACTCACCGGATGCCCAGACTTGCCAGCAGAAGGGTCGGGGCAGATGGGGCCCGGGCGGTCTGTGGGAGGTGGTCCTAGCTCAGAGGCAGGCGGCAGGTCTTGTCCATGGGCTCCTCCTGAATAAGGGTCCAGAGTGAAAATTGCGGCAGCGGGCGTATCGGGAGAGAACCCCCCAGGTCCTCCCGGGGGACGAAACACCTCCATTCTGAGAAGCCTTCTGAACTAACACAGCCAGGGAGATAAAACCCAGCCCTTATCTCCCACCAGCAGTCTCAGCAGGGGAGCTGAGGGGTTGGGTCAACCCCCAGGTGCagccagcactccaggcttcagcCTGAGATGGACAGCCCTCGGGACTCTGAGAAAGGACCTGGACAGGCCTTTCTGCTCCTCCCAAAATTCCTCTCCACCCCTCCCTGCGTCAACTCCAGCCTCTGCGAaggccttcctcccctcctccccccacgaCACCTGGCCGATGATGGcaaagagaagggagaggcagaCCCAGACACCCCAGAAGGAGGCAGAgggcttctttctctctcccttcctttccacAAATGTTTCCCTAGGACCCCTGCATGCCAGCCAGACAATGTTCTAGGCACTTGGGAGAGTGGTGAACAACAGTTTTCACATTTTCTAGAAGGATGGAGGGGGGGGTGTCGGTGAGAGGGCtctactctgggaggtgggcagAGGAGGTCAGAGACTCATGTTTTCTATTAGGTAGAAGGAGGGAAACCCCCAGCTTCTTACTTCAGCCAACCCTGTTCCCTACCCACAGGCAAGATTCCAGGCAGTAAAGAGCAGGTAGAGTTTCAACACAGGTGAAGGCTGGGGTGGCAGACAGAGTATTTCCTCTTTCTCAGGAAAATCTTTTTTAGGCTGAGGAGTACTCCTTTCTGCCCTCTGGCCCTCCTCTtcactgcccccagccccaccctcacccctcatCAGCTACACCCCTGCTCTCTGCTGTCCCCAACCCCAGCCCTGAGCACAACTCAACTCCAGGGGCAGCCCACTCCTCCTGCCCACATCCTGAAGATCAGTCACCCCTTTGGCTTTTGTCTGCCTCGGCCCAATCAGGGATTTGATACCAGTTCAGAACATCTGGTTTCTCTCCAGCCATGCCCTGGCCTGCCCAGATGGGGCCCTGATAGCAGCCACCAAACTGGGCACCTCCCCAGCCCCCTGGCCCCCAACACCTCTCACCCGCGCCAGCTTCTAGAGACATCTCTGTGGTAGCATCAAATTCACCACTTCCATGGATCCCATATGGGGCAGCCACCACCTGCAGATACCCTCTCTGGCCCTTGCCTGCCTTCACGACAACCATAAACTCATATAGATTGTCTCCATTGAACAGAGGAGGACAGCTCAAGCTCAGAATGGTTGAATCATTTGCCTAAGGCAACAGAGCTAGTGAACAAGTGAGCTGGAATTCAAAACTCATGTGAAGTTTACTCTAGGCTCCTtccggagaggggagagaggtttAAAGGCAGCTTCCCAGCCAGCCTCATATACTGGGAGGTGGAGTAACTCTACTCCAACTAAGGGGTTAAAAAGTAAGGTGGGGGTCAGGTCATCTCCGGTCTGACTTGCGTCGGGTGTAAGGCGCTCCCCCACCCTATTACACACACATCCTGGCAAAGAGAGCTCACACAGACAGGAAGACAAGGCAAGAGGATCTGGAGGTGACCATGACCGAGAGGAACGGGCAAAGGAGTGGCCCCAACAGGGgtgaggggcgggggtgggagcaGCCTTCATCCGCCACAGCTCTCCCCCTGGGAAGCAAATCTGGGATGTCCTTTTAAGTGAAGCAAAGGTGTTCTCTCTGGAATAAACGAGGACTCgcccaggaagggagggaggccagGTACACGGGCTCGGCCAATAGGAGGCCGGGTGTTAAAGAGGCAGCGCCTCCACCCCTATTCCGCGTGCTCTCCTGGCCATTCCCCGCACCCGGCGCAGTTAACGGTGCGGCCCCTCCCCGGTACCAACAACGAGATTGATCGAGATTAACCTTCAACTCGCCCGCCCCTTGGGGAGGTCAGCTCGGCGACAGGCAGTTTCAGGCCCAGTAGCCAGGTCGTCCCCGCCTGCTGGGGTCCAGGTCCCCGCACAGTAACCCTACGCCCGGGCCCCGGCGCGCCACGTGCCGCGCGGCTCCGCACGGGGGCCCCACCCGGCATCCCCCAGTCCCGGCGGCGCAGCTGCCaggcccagcctccctgcccGCGTGGCAGCAGGCAAAAGCGGCGCGCATTCCGCCCCGGcgacccccgccccccgcccgttTCCcgatcccctcccacctcccgggCAGCACCTGCTGGGAAGGAGTCCTCCCGCGTGGAGGTCCGCGCGCTCACCCGAGCAGCTTCCCGCGCCCGCCCGAGCACATTCAAACCCGCCCTCCGCTCGCCCCGCCCCGGCGCGCCCCCGCCCGCGTCCGCTCCCCGGCGCtcgccgcggccccgcccccgcccgccccacgCACGCCCGCCCGGAGCTACGAGGGACCCCCGGACCCGAGACCCAGTACCTGCCTGGCCCAAACTTTGTACTATTTCTGTAGACTGGACCTCTGGGGCCCCTGCCCCGCCAAACGCTGCCCCATCACGGAGCACGTAGGGCTGAATGTATCCCTGGTCTCCTCGCTAGGGTTACACAAACTCCTACTCGGCCGTCTCGGGACTCTCCCAGCGACAAACCTGCTGAGGCAGATccggagccccccacccccaccaccgcccGGTCCAAACACAGTCTCAGATGTTCCGTGATGGCTCGCGAGGCTACCTCCTACATACACCACTCTCACACCGCACCTTTTTCCTTCCCAGCGCCCCCTTCCCTTTTCAGTGCCACTTTCTTCGTTTCGAATTATCCTCTCAGTCCCCATGCCGGGGCATCCCTCTGACCGAATCAGTATGATGTGTGACCAGGGTTTTCCCACCTCTAACACTTACAGATCCGCTCACCCACAACTGTGATTTAGAGAGATAATGTGTGTAGGGGGTGGAGGAGAATGTTGGGGGGGGGTGTGGAGGGTGGCAGCCCTACTGTAGCCCTCTCATGATTCaccctttctaaatccagaacTTTGGAAAAGCTAAGGCACTGCTGGCAACAGGAAAAGTCTTACATCCTGAGTGAATCCCGTAATCCAGATACTCCCGGAGGGAAGCCTTGCTGAGCCCCACATACTCCCAATCTGAGAAGAAGGCGATGGGAACCCTGAGGGATGATTGGTCCTTCTTGTACCtgcaaggaaggaggaaggattcCCTCCTTTTTGGTTGGTCAGTAAATTTGGGGGAACAGGGGAATCATTGCCCCTGCAGCAGCCCTCAGTACAGAAGGACAATCGAAAGGCCAGAGAGACACTGAGGACAGAAAATCCAGTCCAGTCCCACTCCCTTAACCCAATCACCCAAGAGGCCTTTACCCTGGAGAAAGTCACAGACACTAATTAACAATTAGCAGCACTACCATCATAGGGATAAGGGAGAGTCACACCCTCTCTCCAGTGCACAGACTGGGCAAAGGGTAATTTTTCTTCTTAGGACTGATCAGTGGCTTCACCCCAAAATACTCAGAAGAGCTGTTGCCAGCCTACTGGCTCAGGGACCCACAGAGACATGACACACAATCATCCCCTGGCCTTAACCAGCAGAGGGCAGGAAGAGGGGTATGAGTAGTGTTTTTCTAGGCACTGCCTCACAGCTTGAGGGCAGCTTCATGTCTGGgtcacccccaccccattcctaCCCTGTGTTTGTCCAGCCTCTCTCTACCTCTCCAGGCCCTTCTCTCCCCTTTTTCTTGGCCCCTGTCTCTCTCCGCATCCTCATTTCCCGTCTATGAGCCTGTGGGGGTGGCAGGCTTTAGTGGCCAAATGGATCCGGCATGCATGGCCAGGCTGGTGGCCAGTGGCTGCAGTTGTGTGCAAAGGGGGCTGTAAGTGGAAAGAGATTGGGAGGAAGTGGTGAGGGTCCCAGACCAGACAGGGGAAGGCtggttcccctccccacccccgctgaAGTCTAGCCTGCTAGTAGATGGCAACAGGCAGGGCTGTTATTGCTGGACAGAAGCCTGTCTGGCATTCTCCTTGCCTGGGCCCCCAGCCAGCACCCACACCCCTCCAGCACCGCCTCTCTACGCAGGGATGGTTGCTGAGGGCCAGGGCCCTCTGCTGGCCAGCCTCGGAGCCCAACTCACAGTGGCCTGTGCCCACCAGGCCAGTGCTTGTCATTCGCTGCCCAATCTTTTGGCTCCCTCAGGTCCCGGGTACCGGAGTAGGGTGTGAAGCACTGATCCAGctgcacacccacccccacccgaTCCACCACCTCTGTGAGGCTGTGACCTGtgactccctcctcccccttccagGCCCCAAGGGTGCCTCATCACCTCACACACAACAGTCCTATCTTTTCCTAGCCCTGCCTCCATCTGGGTTTGCTGTGTGTTTGCTTGGCTCTGCAGTTTGTCACCAATGTGTCTCATGACTGTATGTTCTCGGTTGTGTTTGTGACTCTATCTCCATGGCCTCGTGGCAGGGCTGGGGCCAGACAGAGGCCAAAGAGGCAACTTGCCTGAGGTGCAGTATTTAAGGGGGAGCCCAAATATTCCAGAATCCggataaataatgttttaatacaatattaaaaaaaaatcaaagtgaatGCAAGAAACAAAAATACACGACGAACAAAATATCAGCTAAGATGAAGACAGAATCCAGCCCTCTCAGTCAGATACCTCAAGTCCCTCACCTTCCTTATTGGGTGTGTAAGGGGGTCAGGGTTCAAGAAGACTGGACTTGGTTTTCCAGCTTCATGTCTCAGACATCTGCCTCATCCTTTGCTCCGAGGTCTCTGACCCTGGATACATCTGCAAGTGATTAGGGGAGGGCAGTCATCTCACCACGGCCTCCAAAGTCCGGGGAATTGACCTCCGCCAGAAACCGCAGATGCAAACTCCGTTGATTTCCACCACCCCACGATAGCCCTGCCCACTCTGTtctccgccccgccccgccccgcccgccggggAAACAGCAGGCCCCGCCCCTCACCgctgccccgccccctcccctctgccagcCTCTGCTGCGCCGCGCACCTgctgggacttcccagggggctcCGCTTTTGGGGAGCCGGGACGGAAGTTCCCGGGCCAGTTGGCCCCTGGTTCCCGTTTGGCCTCCTCCCTGCGGGACTGGTGTCGTCGCCGTGGACGAAAACTGCAGACCGCTCCGGTCTGACCCGTCTGTGCCACCAGGCGGGGAAGGGGCTGCAGCGTACTACCCAGGCGTCCGCCCCGCGCACGGTTGCAGACTCCCAAGAGAGGAACTCTCCGGGAGGCCAGCGGGAGGAGAAGCCTGGAGCGGGCTGAATAAATAAGGAGCCCGGGGCCTTGGAAGGGACCAGGGGTTCGAATCCCCTTCATCCCGGCCCTCCCCCAGGCCACCTTTCTGAGTGGGCggcgggggggaggggaagggttgCGAGCACGTGCACTGGCTTTGATGACCCCTGGAGGAAGCAGCTGGTGTCCGGGTGTGAGGAGGCGGGGTCTGGCAGAAAGCCCCGCGGGGCCGGCTTGGGGGCCCACAGCTCTGATCTGGAGGCTTCCCCCAGGCCAGTCTTCTAACGGGGTGTGCAGACAGGGTGAGGGTCCTGAAAGGCGATTGTCCTCACTTTACCGCCTTAAACTGGGAGCCCAGGGCTGGGTGGAGGCGGGTAGGAGGGGGGAGTGTTGCAGGAAAATAGTAAGCAAATTATCTGGAGGCAGGTTTGCAAAATGCCTCTGACAACTCTTGTTTGAGATCCCCGAGGGGCCTCCCACTGGAGAGGAGAAATGAAGAGGTGAATTCCTCAGATTACACCCCACTTACCCTGAACCCCCTAGATCCCATCCTGGGCAGAGTACCCCTCAGGGTATGCATCTCTAGGCTGCTTCTCTGGGTGGGGAGGCTGCCCACAGGGTCCCTCCAAAAACAAATCTCCCTCTGCCCACACCACTAGCTGAGAAGAGTATCCACACTCGCTGGAGGACATTAACCTCCTTACCTTGAGCTGCCAGAAAGACCCAAGACTGCTGACTCCCAGTGTGAGACACTCAAGTTAGAGAAACAGCTTCCAGGGCATTGGGACTGAGAGGGACAATGACAGAGGTAGCAAAAGGAAGGCTTGAGGTGTTCCTCCACCCGTCTCCTCTGGACAGTTTCGACtgtcctgcagtgcaggagtgtGACAGGACTGTCAAAGGCATCCTAAGAATTAAcggcaacaaatatttattgagcccctaTTGCATACTGGGCTTTGGGGGCAGGACTAACTCCCTAGTAGGGAACCAAGTTCTTAATATTTGGGAAATCTCAAACCAGAAGCAGTCTGGATTAGCCGAATTGTCCATTGTCCCAGGGTTAAGCATTGTCCCTCATTGGACCTCATGTCTCCAtttgcctgggggtgggggtggtggaggagTGTCAGTTCCCCTCCCACCAGAGGCCAGAGGTGATTAGGAAAGGTCTTGGGAAGAATGCAGGGAGGGAGGGACGGTGATCTGTTTTCTGGAAGCAGAGCATCCTTCCAATCCTTTCTGCTGGGAGGTGAGGGGCATGTCCTAGCTGGACCCCTCTCATGCTCAGTCGCCCACCACGTCTTCTGCCCActgggcaggctgcagtcagTGATGGGGCCAGGACTGTCTTACTCCAAAATAAAGCATTTCAGGGGGCACAGCTGCTACCAGGATTCATGGCCTCATTTTTGGGAGGCTAGCCTCTCCCTCCTTTCCAAGCGGGCCACTCTGGAAGCCTCCCCAGCGTCCGGCGGGCGTCTCTGACTGAGGACGAACAACAGACAGCCCAGCAAAGCCTCTCGCAAATCCTGGGAGCCCAGGCGGCGGGCCAGACGGCGCAGCAGGGGCAGGAGGTGCTGGCGGGCCAGGCGGGCAGCGGGCAGCAGCAGACGGGCCAGCAGCGTGCGGAGCAGCAGCGGGAGCAGAGGAGCGGGCATGGCTGGCGACTTGCAAGGTGATCTAGACTCCAGACTCTCCTTTCTGCTTCCTTCTCACCTGGCAAAGACACAAGGAGGTGGGCAGGAGTAGACTCCTGCTTCAGTTTACACCCGCCAAACCCCAGATCTCAGTTCATGGGTCGTTTTAGTTTTCTGGAAGCCCTTCCTCTGGAAAGGGTGGCTGGGGCCGGAGGATTCTCATCACAGCACGGATGGAGATGGAGTCAAGGCAAGAGTGAAGCCTGCTCTGGGACCTCCAGCTCACCATTCCCAGCCTCTGGGGCTCCTAATGTCCCTGGAATCCTCCCTTCCGTCAGTCACCCGCTCCTTCTGCACACCCTCAGTCACCTGGCATTCCCTAACCCCTCTCCCTCAATCCAGCAGGAGTTCTTCCCTAGACAGTTCTAAGTTCTCTTTTCAGGGAACTCGATCCAACCAGACCTGATACTTCCTACCCTCCCAgttctccacccccacccatgcGTAGCAGCTCTCACCAGTCAGAACTGCTGCTCAGCATCAATGTCTGGCTGAATTTGCCTGTAGGGGCCACATCCTCACTGAACACTacacagggctgccccacccaGCTCAGCCCCACCCAGAACAGCTTGCCTGGGTTGGGGGAGCAAGGGAGAGACAGCTGTGTTCTGGTATCTGATAGGTGAAGGGAGGGggcagctgggctggaagaagagatGCAATAATTTCTCCTACTGGATGCAGACCTCAGAGTCTAAACCCAGACTGCACTTTCTAATGGTGTGATCTGAGGCACATTGATTCTTCTAGGTTCCAGGCACCTCATCTGTTACCTCAATAATTGGGAGGAGTTACTGGAATGGGACAACGTATGAGACCCACTGACCCAAACCTCAGAAGCAATAAGGCTGCAACCCACACACCAGGCATGCTCAGAGTGGCCCAGACAGAGAATAGGATGGGAGCATGCATTGTGGGCTGTCTCCTGGGGAGTGGAGAAGTGGGGTCAGAGTCCATATCATAGCTGGACACAGCTGGGTGATACTCCCACTCAGGGATGGGAAGAGGCATACCCATGTCAGGACCCTCTCCACATTTTTCTCTGGAAGATTAAATGGAGTTCCATGAGATAGCCAGGTAGAGACGGtccagatttgttttgttttgtttttaaatacctCATACTGACATGTGCACATCGCTATAtttgaaatagatagccaacaaccacccgctgtatagcacaggaaactccgCTCAATGCTccataataacctaaatgggaaaaaaattgaaaaa
The sequence above is a segment of the Capra hircus breed San Clemente chromosome 23, ASM170441v1, whole genome shotgun sequence genome. Coding sequences within it:
- the LOC108633440 gene encoding uncharacterized LOC101929726 homolog, encoding MPAPLLPLLLRTLLARLLLPAARLARQHLLPLLRRLARRLGSQDLREALLGCLLFVLSQRRPPDAGEASRVARLERRERLASQK